One stretch of Deltaproteobacteria bacterium DNA includes these proteins:
- a CDS encoding methyltransferase domain-containing protein gives MKGGLSSILRKALALPGASGLDPDAPETTLARREIIRGKGFLERLYRFWYEEIARLLPEGPGRVLEIGSGAGFLGEVIPDAITSEVFPVPGISLLADAQALPFRARSLKAVVMADVFHHIPDCARFLDSAAGCVREGGAVIMIEPWVTPFSRLIYGNFHHEPFDPDAQSWAFPSSGPLSGANGALPWMVFHRDREEFMKRFPCWRVDFIKPDMPFSYLLSGGVSMRSLLPGAAFAPVRSIEGLLKPFMDKLALFAVIRLRRTDAA, from the coding sequence ATGAAGGGCGGACTTTCCTCAATATTGAGAAAGGCCCTGGCCCTTCCGGGGGCTTCGGGGCTCGACCCCGACGCTCCCGAAACAACCCTCGCCCGGCGCGAAATAATAAGGGGCAAGGGCTTTCTTGAAAGGCTTTACCGTTTTTGGTACGAAGAAATCGCAAGGCTTCTACCGGAAGGGCCGGGCCGGGTGCTGGAGATCGGTTCAGGCGCGGGCTTTTTGGGCGAGGTCATTCCCGACGCCATAACCAGCGAGGTCTTTCCGGTTCCAGGAATAAGCCTTCTGGCCGATGCCCAGGCCCTGCCCTTTCGGGCGCGGTCCCTGAAGGCCGTAGTCATGGCGGACGTTTTCCACCACATCCCGGACTGCGCCCGGTTCCTCGATTCTGCGGCGGGATGCGTACGCGAAGGCGGGGCGGTCATCATGATCGAGCCCTGGGTGACGCCCTTTTCCCGCCTGATTTACGGAAACTTCCATCACGAGCCCTTTGATCCTGATGCGCAGTCATGGGCCTTTCCGTCCTCCGGACCCTTGTCCGGGGCCAACGGCGCACTGCCCTGGATGGTGTTCCACCGTGACCGCGAGGAATTCATGAAGCGTTTTCCCTGCTGGCGGGTGGATTTTATAAAGCCAGACATGCCCTTTTCCTACCTTTTATCGGGCGGGGTTTCCATGCGTTCCCTGCTTCCGGGAGCGGCCTTTGCGCCGGTAAGGTCCATCGAGGGGCTCTTGAAGCCTTTCATGGATAAACTTGCGCTTTTTGCCGTAATAAGGCTTCGGCGCACGGATGCGGCCTAA
- a CDS encoding tetratricopeptide repeat protein: MRRGLIFSVAITLILFGVYYQVSDHGFLDFDDMSYVVENPAVNQGLTAKGAADAFRVSQAHYWHPVSTLSHALDVEIFGMRPGYHHLVNVLFHIYVVLLCFWIFFLATGKFGASAFAAALLALHPMNVESVVWLAERKTALSAFFGLAAMLLYTFYVKRSKAWLYALIAASFAVALLAKPAIAPLALVLLLMDYWPFYRAGERGADGSPGFSWPVFSRLLVEKVPLLVIAAIVILVVRNSMDQFQNIIPGAEDAGLRVSNALVSYPRYLLKLLWPDNLAAYYPWPKSVPLWQAAAALVFLIAVTAFVIRYAKRMPYLIVGWLWFLGGMIPVIGLVQGGLWPAWADRFVYFPAIGLFVAVSFFVDELADRRGMDRSVLMPSGVLVALCLAAVTWVQVGFWKNDFTLFSRAAAVTAQNSVAFTSLGGAYAVRGDFDKALYYFESAVKANPYDSYAYRNMADIFFKRGEFKKAEELYRKSLAINPSDHRTYKKYARLLTETKRPDEAVEMLKKALTINPGDYEAESNLGLVYLAKEDTVTAIAHFERSLGLNPGYSKAKANLDNARTVEKIGKAVAEVKKALAKKGDDPKLLNYLGALYVNMGKAQLALEPLSKASVLDPGNAEIWSNFGLALLRTSAFPKAKEALDTALSLDPKNVAVHYNMACLHSVMGNADKAAEWIGKAVELGFSDWKLMAVDPDLANARRNKAVQRLILDHSGQKAELEPSPVAGSTP; encoded by the coding sequence ATGCGTCGAGGCCTGATCTTTTCGGTTGCCATCACCCTTATTCTGTTCGGGGTGTATTACCAGGTTTCCGACCACGGGTTTCTCGATTTTGATGACATGTCATACGTGGTGGAAAACCCGGCGGTCAACCAGGGGCTTACGGCCAAAGGCGCAGCCGATGCTTTCAGGGTCTCCCAGGCCCATTACTGGCATCCGGTCTCCACCCTGTCCCACGCCCTTGACGTTGAAATCTTCGGGATGAGGCCCGGATATCACCATCTGGTAAACGTCCTGTTTCATATCTATGTGGTTCTCTTGTGTTTCTGGATTTTTTTTCTGGCCACTGGAAAGTTTGGGGCGTCCGCCTTCGCGGCGGCCCTTCTGGCCCTTCATCCCATGAACGTGGAGTCCGTGGTCTGGCTTGCCGAGAGAAAGACCGCGCTTTCGGCCTTTTTCGGCCTTGCGGCCATGCTTTTGTATACCTTTTATGTAAAGCGGTCAAAGGCCTGGCTCTATGCCCTTATAGCCGCGTCCTTCGCTGTGGCCCTTCTGGCTAAGCCGGCCATAGCCCCTCTGGCCCTGGTGCTGCTTCTCATGGATTACTGGCCCTTCTACCGCGCTGGCGAGCGCGGGGCCGACGGCTCTCCCGGCTTTTCCTGGCCCGTGTTCAGCCGCCTTTTGGTGGAGAAAGTGCCGCTTCTGGTGATCGCGGCAATCGTAATCCTGGTGGTCAGAAACTCCATGGATCAGTTTCAAAACATCATTCCGGGCGCTGAAGACGCCGGACTTCGAGTATCGAACGCCCTGGTTTCATATCCCCGGTATTTGTTGAAGCTCCTCTGGCCGGACAACCTGGCCGCCTACTATCCCTGGCCCAAGTCCGTCCCCCTGTGGCAGGCCGCTGCGGCCCTTGTTTTTCTGATCGCGGTTACCGCCTTTGTTATCCGCTACGCCAAAAGGATGCCCTACCTTATCGTCGGCTGGCTCTGGTTTCTTGGCGGCATGATCCCGGTCATCGGCCTTGTGCAGGGCGGGCTGTGGCCTGCCTGGGCAGACCGCTTCGTCTATTTTCCGGCCATAGGGCTTTTTGTGGCTGTCTCCTTTTTCGTGGACGAACTTGCCGACAGGCGGGGAATGGACCGTTCGGTCCTCATGCCCTCAGGCGTTCTCGTGGCCCTTTGCCTTGCTGCGGTGACCTGGGTCCAGGTGGGTTTCTGGAAAAACGACTTCACCCTGTTTTCACGCGCAGCCGCCGTCACTGCGCAAAACAGCGTGGCGTTCACCAGCCTTGGAGGCGCTTACGCCGTAAGGGGAGATTTCGACAAGGCTCTTTATTATTTTGAGTCTGCGGTGAAGGCGAATCCCTATGATTCCTATGCTTATCGCAACATGGCCGACATTTTTTTCAAGCGGGGCGAATTTAAAAAAGCGGAGGAGCTTTACAGGAAAAGCCTTGCCATCAATCCCTCAGATCATCGCACCTACAAGAAGTACGCAAGGCTTTTAACGGAAACCAAAAGGCCGGACGAAGCCGTCGAAATGCTGAAGAAGGCTTTGACAATCAATCCCGGCGATTACGAGGCCGAAAGCAATCTGGGGCTTGTTTACCTTGCCAAGGAGGATACGGTTACGGCCATTGCGCATTTCGAAAGGAGCCTTGGCCTCAATCCAGGCTATTCCAAAGCAAAGGCCAACCTGGACAACGCCAGGACAGTTGAAAAAATCGGCAAGGCTGTTGCAGAAGTAAAAAAAGCCCTGGCCAAAAAGGGCGACGACCCCAAGCTCTTAAACTACCTTGGAGCCCTTTACGTCAACATGGGCAAGGCCCAATTGGCCCTGGAGCCGCTTTCAAAGGCATCGGTGCTTGATCCCGGCAACGCGGAAATCTGGTCCAATTTCGGGCTGGCCCTTCTCAGAACCAGCGCTTTTCCCAAGGCAAAGGAAGCCCTGGACACGGCATTGAGCCTCGATCCCAAAAACGTCGCAGTTCATTACAACATGGCCTGCCTTCACTCTGTGATGGGCAACGCGGACAAGGCTGCCGAGTGGATCGGAAAGGCAGTGGAACTTGGATTTTCCGACTGGAAGCTCATGGCCGTTGACCCCGATCTTGCAAACGCACGAAGGAACAAGGCGGTTCAAAGGCTTATCCTTGACCATTCCGGGCAAAAGGCGGAGCTTGAACCGTCGCCCGTGGCCGGTTCCACCCCATGA